A part of Vulcanisaeta moutnovskia 768-28 genomic DNA contains:
- a CDS encoding ATP-grasp domain-containing protein, whose product MDIGIIRPYEVEYNPEDVVDLEDAIRSLGHRIKRIYIDMVGVGFGKGRINYYQLIGRSNYEELNVSGAILRHIGIIRDFEQFVHRLWVVRAFELNGVYVMNPVMNWMMASDKFISLMLLAKHGLPVPDTVVSENMFVAYNTVKEFGRSVIKQIRGAMGFGVFQIDDADVAMHIFSYLTNLNKPMYVQRFLDKVGNGDYRVVVVGNEVIGAEFRRGISWKSNIAQGANPEPAKVTDELSELALRTIEVLGLDYGGVDIAETRNGYFIFEVNPTMSWQGFKKATGINPAKYIVNYLIRKIKA is encoded by the coding sequence GTGGACATAGGAATTATTAGGCCTTACGAGGTTGAGTATAACCCTGAAGATGTGGTTGATCTAGAGGATGCCATTAGGTCGTTGGGTCATAGGATTAAGAGGATATACATTGATATGGTTGGGGTTGGTTTTGGTAAAGGTCGTATTAATTATTACCAATTAATTGGTAGGTCTAATTATGAGGAGTTGAACGTATCAGGCGCAATACTTAGGCATATAGGCATAATTAGGGATTTTGAGCAATTCGTGCATAGGCTATGGGTTGTTAGGGCCTTTGAACTTAATGGTGTTTATGTAATGAATCCAGTGATGAATTGGATGATGGCCAGTGATAAGTTCATATCACTAATGCTATTGGCTAAGCATGGCTTACCAGTCCCTGATACCGTGGTTAGTGAGAACATGTTCGTCGCCTATAATACAGTTAAGGAGTTCGGCAGATCCGTTATCAAGCAGATTAGGGGTGCTATGGGTTTCGGTGTTTTTCAGATCGATGATGCTGATGTAGCCATGCACATATTTAGCTATCTAACTAACCTGAATAAGCCAATGTATGTACAGAGGTTTCTTGATAAGGTTGGTAATGGTGATTATAGAGTCGTGGTTGTTGGCAATGAGGTAATAGGTGCTGAATTCAGGAGGGGAATTTCATGGAAGAGCAATATTGCCCAAGGTGCTAATCCCGAGCCAGCTAAGGTTACTGATGAATTAAGTGAGTTGGCGTTGAGGACGATTGAAGTTCTTGGGCTTGATTATGGTGGCGTTGATATTGCGGAAACAAGGAATGGCTACTTCATTTTTGAGGTTAATCCAACCATGTCCTGGCAGGGATTTAAGAAAGCCACAGGTATAAATCCAGCTAAATATATAGTGAATTACTTAATACGTAAGATAAAGGCCTAG
- a CDS encoding mandelate racemase/muconate lactonizing enzyme family protein, whose protein sequence is MKIREVRVGVFRAGLEIPDFGSANDMVVVKVIGEDGSEGIGYVTDYHHIKEGVYFSDLLAEFIRRVIARFVVGRDTTEYEAIWDELFQRLTRWGRRGFVIHAISGVDIAIWDLLAKEANKPLWRLLGGYRSEVTTYANTAHQLPPKELAAKALEYVKQGFDAVKIRGSLTAVSPEEATERIKAVREAVGPDVKLMVDLNGTYDLNLAMRMCRGWEKYELFWIEEPVHPDNLEGYKRLKRVCGIPIAAGEQHHTIYDFKLLLESEAVDIVQPDVGHVGGITEWLRVWALARAYGIPVSPHLMPIVSAHLVAAKPGTMWIEYTAPDNPLRSAIFDVFDEPKSIMYAKNGKVYVPETPGIGIKLKPQHQF, encoded by the coding sequence GTGAAGATTAGGGAGGTTAGGGTTGGGGTTTTTAGGGCTGGTCTTGAGATCCCAGACTTCGGGTCTGCCAATGACATGGTTGTCGTTAAAGTTATTGGTGAGGATGGTAGTGAAGGGATTGGTTATGTGACCGATTATCATCACATCAAGGAGGGCGTATACTTCTCAGACCTACTTGCAGAGTTCATTAGGAGGGTTATTGCAAGGTTTGTTGTTGGTAGGGATACCACGGAGTATGAGGCAATTTGGGATGAGTTGTTCCAGAGGTTGACTAGGTGGGGTAGGAGGGGTTTCGTGATCCATGCAATTAGTGGTGTTGACATAGCCATCTGGGACTTACTGGCTAAGGAGGCTAATAAGCCACTTTGGAGATTGCTCGGTGGTTATAGGAGTGAGGTGACTACATACGCAAACACGGCCCATCAACTACCGCCTAAGGAGCTTGCGGCTAAGGCCCTTGAGTATGTTAAGCAAGGCTTTGATGCTGTTAAGATTAGGGGTTCGTTAACGGCCGTCAGTCCTGAGGAGGCTACTGAGCGTATTAAGGCCGTTAGGGAGGCTGTCGGGCCTGATGTTAAGTTAATGGTTGATCTGAACGGAACCTATGACCTAAACCTGGCAATGAGAATGTGTAGGGGATGGGAGAAGTATGAGCTGTTCTGGATTGAGGAGCCTGTGCACCCTGACAATCTCGAGGGCTATAAAAGATTGAAGAGGGTTTGCGGTATACCAATTGCTGCCGGTGAGCAGCACCACACAATTTACGACTTCAAGCTACTACTCGAGAGTGAGGCCGTGGATATAGTCCAGCCCGACGTAGGCCATGTCGGTGGAATTACTGAGTGGCTCAGGGTTTGGGCCCTCGCCAGGGCTTATGGGATACCTGTCTCACCACACCTAATGCCAATAGTCAGTGCCCACCTCGTTGCCGCTAAGCCAGGTACCATGTGGATTGAGTACACGGCACCCGATAACCCACTTAGGAGCGCCATATTTGATGTGTTTGACGAGCCTAAATCAATAATGTATGCAAAGAATGGTAAGGTCTACGTACCGGAGACACCGGGCATAGGCATAAAACTAAAACCACAACATCAATTCTGA
- a CDS encoding thiamine-phosphate synthase family protein, protein MSISTGLEFVSENVLPIIRSLVAKKLLENGYSQLKVAKILGITQPAVNRYVSKDYGELISRAESLGINKDWVTRIVNNIVELILNNKEYEALEYLTNMIVMELGSLRLCDAHRKLVPSLPTICNVCSILTTGITDSIIKNMERALSILEMHPEIHAIIPRVLMNIVEAKPGAVTEDDVVGVPGRIDAHDGRVIIGSKPIYGGSKHLGKLIIKCMNVNPRYRSVASIKYDNKVEYALKELSMHYVKVGPHESSNEDDVINAVVDSIVKDPTLEAIIDLGGYALEPVTYVFGIDSIDVALKVIKIASRAT, encoded by the coding sequence GTGAGTATAAGTACAGGGCTTGAATTTGTATCTGAGAATGTATTACCAATAATAAGAAGCCTAGTGGCTAAGAAACTTCTTGAAAACGGGTATAGCCAACTTAAGGTGGCTAAGATACTGGGCATAACGCAACCAGCTGTTAATAGGTACGTTAGTAAGGATTACGGTGAATTAATAAGCAGGGCAGAGTCCCTCGGCATTAATAAGGATTGGGTAACTAGGATTGTTAATAATATTGTTGAACTAATACTGAACAATAAGGAATATGAAGCACTTGAATATCTGACAAACATGATAGTGATGGAATTAGGCTCCTTAAGACTATGCGATGCACACAGAAAACTTGTTCCCTCATTACCAACAATCTGCAATGTATGTTCTATATTAACGACCGGCATTACGGATTCAATAATTAAGAACATGGAAAGGGCGCTATCAATTCTTGAAATGCATCCTGAAATACATGCCATAATACCGAGGGTTCTCATGAACATTGTTGAGGCTAAACCAGGTGCCGTTACTGAGGATGATGTTGTTGGTGTACCTGGTAGGATTGATGCCCATGACGGAAGAGTTATCATAGGCTCAAAACCTATTTATGGCGGTAGTAAGCACTTGGGTAAATTAATCATTAAATGCATGAATGTGAATCCGAGGTATAGGTCCGTAGCCAGTATTAAGTATGATAATAAGGTAGAGTATGCACTTAAGGAATTGAGTATGCACTATGTTAAAGTTGGGCCTCATGAAAGCTCTAATGAGGATGATGTAATAAACGCAGTGGTTGACTCAATTGTTAAAGATCCCACATTAGAGGCTATTATAGACCTTGGAGGCTATGCACTGGAACCCGTCACTTACGTGTTTGGTATAGATTCAATAGATGTTGCATTAAAGGTGATAAAAATAGCTTCAAGGGCAACCTAG
- a CDS encoding UbiD family decarboxylase produces MDLRKYIADLRSAGMLKLINEELSINYEIPYVITKFDKGPALEFTNVREFRTAHVVGNVVNTRDKIYRALNVKSDVEFYKKLLWAEEVASSYKTMETNNVVYEPLPNVDLTRIPIPRYFELEPGPCLTSAVVVGMDVKDGILNASIHRLTPIGPDKFVIRLVPRHLYRIYVRNRELGKDTPISISWGLHPALLLAAASSPPFGIFELNIANALLDGSLRIKVLDNGVPAPAYAEVVMEGYISARETTKEGPCMDVLGTYDEVREQPVVRITRIYIRRDSPLIAQALVAGYSEHKLLMGIEKEAKIWQFVSNVVPEVKAVRLTDGGCGWLHAVVAIRKQSDGDPKNAIMAAFTAHPSLKHVVIVDEDINVDDLNEIEWAIATRFRADEDLVLIKYARGSTLDPVALDPVQGITTKMGIDATRPLNSDINRFKRGIIPASIDLNKIKLE; encoded by the coding sequence ATGGACTTAAGGAAATACATAGCTGACTTAAGGAGCGCAGGTATGTTAAAACTCATTAACGAGGAATTAAGTATTAACTATGAAATACCTTACGTAATCACGAAGTTCGACAAAGGACCTGCCCTAGAATTTACTAATGTGCGTGAGTTCAGGACTGCCCATGTTGTAGGTAATGTCGTTAATACTAGGGATAAGATATACAGGGCTCTCAATGTGAAAAGTGACGTTGAATTTTATAAGAAACTTCTTTGGGCCGAGGAGGTTGCTTCTTCGTATAAGACCATGGAAACAAACAACGTGGTTTATGAACCATTACCCAATGTTGATTTAACGAGGATACCCATACCTAGGTACTTTGAGTTAGAGCCAGGGCCTTGCTTAACGAGTGCCGTTGTTGTTGGAATGGATGTCAAAGACGGCATTTTAAACGCAAGCATTCATAGACTTACCCCAATAGGGCCTGATAAGTTTGTTATTAGGCTTGTACCTAGGCATTTATACAGAATATACGTGAGGAATAGGGAGCTTGGTAAGGACACGCCCATATCAATTTCATGGGGTTTACACCCAGCCCTACTACTTGCTGCTGCATCATCACCACCCTTTGGAATCTTCGAATTAAATATTGCGAATGCATTGCTAGACGGTTCACTCAGGATCAAGGTCTTAGATAATGGAGTACCTGCGCCTGCGTATGCTGAGGTCGTTATGGAGGGCTACATATCAGCTAGGGAAACAACTAAGGAGGGCCCCTGTATGGACGTACTCGGTACTTATGATGAAGTTAGGGAACAACCTGTTGTTAGAATAACAAGAATCTATATAAGGAGAGACAGCCCATTAATCGCACAGGCATTGGTGGCTGGTTATTCTGAGCATAAACTCTTAATGGGAATTGAGAAGGAGGCAAAGATTTGGCAGTTCGTTAGTAATGTTGTGCCTGAGGTTAAGGCTGTTAGGCTGACCGATGGTGGATGCGGATGGTTACACGCAGTTGTGGCCATTAGGAAGCAGAGCGATGGTGATCCTAAGAACGCAATTATGGCAGCCTTTACTGCGCATCCAAGCCTTAAGCATGTCGTAATTGTTGATGAAGACATAAATGTAGATGACCTAAATGAGATTGAGTGGGCGATTGCAACGAGATTCAGGGCTGATGAGGACTTAGTACTCATTAAGTACGCTAGGGGGTCTACCCTCGATCCTGTGGCTCTTGATCCCGTACAGGGCATAACCACTAAGATGGGTATTGATGCCACAAGACCTCTCAATTCCGATATTAATAGATTTAAGAGAGGCATTATTCCTGCTTCTATTGATTTAAATAAAATAAAATTGGAGTAG
- a CDS encoding DUF4147 domain-containing protein, producing MAVLSSLRYLLRVWVLRTVASGPTVSDPTTYKDATTILRNRGLWDNSSP from the coding sequence GTGGCAGTTCTGTCCTCGTTGAGGTACCTATTAAGGGTCTGGGTCTTGAGGACCGTGGCCAGTGGACCAACGGTTTCCGACCCAACCACGTATAAAGACGCCACAACCATACTGAGGAATAGGGGTCTTTGGGATAACTCAAGCCCTTAA
- a CDS encoding 30S ribosomal protein S27ae, which produces MTVPKEIKARAHTWYEVDYEKGTIKFLRRICPRCGSVMAYHKVPVPRWTCGKCGYTIFEQARAR; this is translated from the coding sequence ATGACTGTGCCAAAGGAGATTAAGGCAAGGGCGCACACGTGGTATGAGGTTGATTATGAGAAGGGTACCATAAAGTTTCTTAGGAGGATTTGTCCAAGGTGCGGTTCAGTAATGGCTTATCACAAGGTCCCAGTGCCGAGATGGACCTGCGGTAAATGTGGATACACAATATTCGAGCAAGCCAGGGCTCGATAA
- a CDS encoding glycosyltransferase family 4 protein → MVIHVLMLSWEYPPHMVGGLGRHVYHITRHLVSDGVDTTVMSISLPGVLPFEEVDGVHVRRVDPFRFRSTGFITWVLNFNEEMIEEALRLYDEWGFDLIHVHDWLTGPAGIVLKHVLRKPLIATIHATEVGRRGGIHNEEQFIIHSWEWRTTYEAWKVIVCSNYMLNEVSMVHGIPKDKLIMIPNGIDISYIDSVKVRPGFRDLYAMPNERIIVFVGRLVHEKGPDLVLAAFKELLKWDWNLKLLIVGDGPMREYLMGLAHDWGIWNKVYFTGRVDDETLYSILKVSDLAILPSRYEPFGITILEAMATELAVITTRIGGPDEIVRDWYNGVKVTPNNVDEIINVAKILLSNDELRRSIARNARESVLKWYTWDRIARWTKKVYQDVLEEYENAKWVSMW, encoded by the coding sequence GTGGTAATACACGTATTAATGCTCAGTTGGGAATATCCACCTCATATGGTTGGTGGATTGGGAAGGCATGTTTATCACATTACTAGGCATTTGGTTAGTGATGGTGTTGATACTACCGTGATGAGTATATCATTACCTGGCGTACTACCTTTTGAGGAAGTCGATGGGGTTCACGTTAGGAGAGTTGATCCATTTAGGTTTCGATCAACTGGCTTTATTACGTGGGTGTTGAATTTCAATGAGGAAATGATTGAGGAGGCCCTTAGGCTATATGACGAATGGGGGTTTGATTTGATTCATGTTCATGATTGGTTAACGGGACCTGCTGGAATAGTGCTTAAGCATGTATTACGTAAGCCCTTAATAGCTACGATACACGCTACTGAGGTTGGTAGGCGTGGTGGTATTCATAATGAGGAACAATTCATAATTCATTCATGGGAATGGAGAACCACTTACGAGGCTTGGAAGGTCATTGTTTGCAGTAATTACATGCTTAATGAGGTTTCGATGGTGCATGGAATTCCAAAGGATAAATTGATAATGATTCCCAATGGCATTGACATATCCTACATAGACTCCGTCAAAGTAAGGCCTGGCTTCAGGGACCTCTACGCAATGCCTAATGAAAGGATCATAGTTTTTGTCGGTAGGTTGGTACATGAGAAGGGTCCTGACCTGGTACTTGCGGCATTTAAGGAATTGCTTAAGTGGGATTGGAATTTGAAACTTCTTATTGTTGGTGATGGGCCAATGAGGGAGTACCTGATGGGACTTGCACATGATTGGGGTATTTGGAACAAGGTTTACTTCACTGGTAGGGTTGATGATGAGACATTATACTCAATATTAAAGGTCTCAGACTTGGCAATATTACCCAGTAGGTATGAACCCTTTGGAATAACGATACTCGAGGCCATGGCTACCGAATTAGCCGTAATAACCACAAGGATTGGTGGGCCTGATGAGATTGTACGCGATTGGTATAACGGCGTTAAAGTAACGCCCAACAATGTTGATGAGATAATTAATGTAGCCAAGATCTTGCTTAGTAATGATGAATTGAGGAGAAGCATAGCAAGGAACGCAAGGGAATCCGTACTTAAGTGGTACACCTGGGATAGGATTGCCCGCTGGACAAAGAAGGTTTACCAAGACGTGCTTGAGGAGTATGAAAATGCGAAGTGGGTATCAATGTGGTGA